In Papaver somniferum cultivar HN1 chromosome 1, ASM357369v1, whole genome shotgun sequence, a genomic segment contains:
- the LOC113317623 gene encoding disease resistance protein RGA2-like isoform X1, which translates to MPIVEGILVNGVTEILKKLIPFIIQNICVAKGFKTELKNLQVTLEVVLTVIEDAETKQIDDIWLQRLKDVAYEAEDVLDDFSYEVMRRQHEAVCKRDKVCDFVSKSSNPILFGWRMGFKIRKINRKLGKIVIDADIKSKLLPNNTSSTSGHKQSSVQLERETTSYVNDTEIVGRKNEKSKMIDLLVNSSSLIDENLSTISIVGMGGLGKTALAQQVYNDDLVKRHFEPRIWVCVSKDESYFSVHKTLSDILEFITKTKCRDVPNVEELVRRVRENLTDKKYLLVLDDLWNVNVHEWLRLKDFLVVGAQGSKILVTTRLSKTGSTVRGAISPYGLRHLSTADCWSIIRQRAFACGGALESDPNMIKIGEEIAKKCCGLPLVAKTLGSLMWLKNKEKEWVSIMENEIFVNLSEDENNVIPVLKLSYNNLSSNLKQCFSFCSIFPKGYVFERETLVQLWMAEGFLQPSDDEENKISMEDVGDDYFSNLLSSSFFQDVKNDECGNIVSCKMHDLIHDLALSVSNCECLLLKASKMKDVPSVRHLGLVLDDDGLTASQNLLRKSKRLCTLLTFLRGRSEDIEGVFSECKHLRVLDVSGSFMGDSLPVSVGRLRNLRYLNLSFPKNYQSHETLNERSVSVLYSLQTLVLSEWASLRELPSNIGFLKHLRHLYLERSKIKALPDSITSLHKLQTLNLFGCTYFRRLPVNIGIMKDLRHLNLYSTGIRELPRSITSCSNLEKLQLGESYLEELPDNLGDLQNLVLLDVSSTPIKEVPESIILLRNLTSLNFNNCGNLHKFPKDIGAAMRHVRILDIGTTQIRTLPDLYELSSLEYVDLGKAMLPRDVRNWNKLEHLKYDGHRKISSKGLGQLTKLKTLHEYIVGEGTTVGELRDLRLLRETLEIYNLENVRGGTEEARGANLNQKQNISSLELYWSTGNFVGNDLDNADELVLEGLQPHSNLKSLTIGGFRGVKLPSWMKMNTILLSLPNLTEIELRNCSRCEQIVGLGQLPKLWKLLLCNMPELQGWEESSLSSSFPCLKKLSIEICPKLVTVPDVALKHDLAHLQINGISELEFLPLQNLQPELKYLKIWGCPKFQGFHSNEEESNLNNISVATNSSLEDSIYLEEFQIQCPQERNSLSVDLQCIRDLQDFKIGWFSEEPGSFPFSIEQFSSFASLQRLEVDGCSKLKVLPEQLQHLTRLKEFTISNMGLDMVVLPEWIGDLSRLVRLETRNCENLVHMPSKETMLRLKFLKFLFIEACPLLEQSCNYQAGEDWDKISHIKYIRIMQPTPNLERASQYNARG; encoded by the exons ATGCCGATAGTTGAAGGAATTCTTGTTAACGGTGTAACTGAAATTTTGAAGAAGTTGATTCCTTTTAtaattcaaaatatttgtgttGCAAAGGGTTTTAAAACTGAGCTGAAAAATCTCCAGGTTACTTTGGAGGTAGTACTAACTGTGATTGAGGATGCTGAGACGAAACAAATTGATGATATTTGGTTGCAAAGGCTTAAAGATGTTGCTTATGAAGCTGAAGACGTACTTGATGATTTTTCATATGAAGTCATGCGAAGGCAGCATGAGGCAGTATGCAAAAGAGACAAGGTATGTGACTTTGTCTCAAAATCCTCCAACCCAATTTTGTTTGGCTGGAGAATGGGTTTTAAAATCAGAAAGATCAATCGGAAGTTAGGTAAAATTGTTATTGATGCTGATATTAAGTCCAAATTGTTACCAAACAATACTAGTAGTACTAGTGGTCATAAACAAAGTAGTGTTCAGCTAGAACGAGAAACCACTTCTTATGTCAATGATACAGAAATTGTTGgaaggaaaaatgaaaaatcaaagatGATAGATTTGTTGGTCAATTCGTCATCCCTGATAGATGAAAACCTTTCAACTATATCCATAGTGGGAATGGGGGGACTTGGGAAGACGGCATTGGCTCAACAAGTTTACAATGATGACTTGGTCAAGAGACATTTTGAACCAAGAATATGGGTATGTGTCTCCAAGGATGAATCTTATTTTAGTGTTCATAAAACTTTAAGTGATATCCTTGAGTTCATCACTAAAACCAAGTGTCGTGATGTACCAAATGTCGAAGAGTTGGTACGTCGAGTTCGTGAAAATTTGACTGACAAGAAGTATTTATTAGTTCTTGATGATTTGTGGAATGTGAATGTCCATGAATGGTTGAGACTTAAAGATTTTTTGGTAGTTGGTGCTCAAGGAAGCAAAATCTTAGTCACAACACGACTAAGTAAAACTGGGTCAACTGTTCGGGGAGCAATTTCTCCTTATGGCTTACGGCACTTATCAACAGCTGATTGTTGGTCTATCATCAGGCAAAGAGCATTTGCTTGTGGTGGTGCACTTGAGTCTGAcccaaatatgataaaaataggAGAAGAGATAGCTAAAAAATGTTGCGGTTTGCCACTTGTGGCAAAAACTTTGGGGAGTCTTATGTGgttaaaaaataaggaaaaagagTGGGTGTCTATCATGGAAAATGAGATTTTTGTCAATTTATCAGAAGATGAAAACAATGTTATTCCTGTGTTAAAGCTGAGTTACAATAATTTGTCGTCAAACTTAAAACAATGTTTTTCATTTTGCTCCATATTTCCAAAAGGTTATGTATTTGAAAGAGAAACTTTGGTTCAATTGTGGATGGCGGAAGGATTCCTTCAACCATCTGATGAcgaagaaaataaaatatcaatGGAAGATGTTGGGGATGACTACTTCAGCAACCTGTTGTCGAGCTCATTTTTTCAAGATGTGAAGAACGATGAGTGTGGAAACATTGTTTCGTGCAAGATGCACGATCTTATACATGATCTTGCGCTAAGTGTATCGAACTGTGAATGCTTGCTCTTGAAAGCCAGTAAAATGAAAGATGTTCCTAGTGTTCGTCATTTAGGTTTGGTTTTGGATGATGATGGATTAACAGCGTCTCAAAATTTGTTGCGCAAGTCTAAAAGGTTGTGTACTCTTCTTACATTTCTAAGAGGCCGTAGTGAAGATATTGAGGGTGTCTTCAGCGAGTGTAAACACTTGCGTGTACTAGATGTCAGTGGTTCATTCATGGGTGACAGTTTACCGGTTTCTGTGGGGAGATTGAGAAATTTAAGGTATCTTAATCTTTCATTTCCGAAAAAttatcaaagtcatgaaacactgAATGAAAGGTCCGTAAGTGTGCTTTATAGTTTGCAGACACTAGTATTAAGTGAATGGGCTTCTCTTCGAGAGCTTCCAAGCAACATTGGATTTTTGAAGCACTTGAGGCACCTTTATCTAGAACGTTCTAAAATTAAAGCACTGCCAGATTCTATCACTAGCTTACATAAGTTGCAGACATTAAATCTTTTTGGGTGTACTTATTTTCGAAGGTTACCTGTAAACATTGGTATCATGAAAGATCTAAGGCATCTTAATTTATACAGCACTGGCATCAGGGAATTACCTAGGTCAATTACTTCTTGCTCCAATTTGGAAAAGTTACAGCTTGGTGAAAGCTACCTTGAAGAGCTACCTGATAATTTAGGTGACTTACAAAATCTAGTGTTACTTGATGTTTCGTCTACACCAATTAAAGAAGTACCTGAATCTATAATTCTTCTAAGGAATTTGACGTCGTTAAACTTCAACAATTGTGGAAATCTTCACAAATTTCCCAAAGATATTGGTGCTGCTATGAGACATGTAAGGATTCTGGACATTGGTACCACACAGATAAGAACACTACCAGATTTGTACGAACTCTCCAGTTTAGAGTACGTGGACTTGGGGAAAGCTATGCTTCCGAGAGATGTAAGAAATTGGAACAAGTTGGAACATCTCAAATATGATGGTCATAGGAAAATATCATCAAAAGGTCTAGGACAGCTGACGAAGTTGAAAACCTTGCATGAATACATTGTAGGCGAGGGAACCACAGTTGGAGAATTAAGAGACCTGAGACTCCTCAGAGAGACCTTAGAGATTTATAATCTTGAGAATGTGAGAGGTGGAACAGAAGAAGCCCGTGGAGCGAAtttaaatcaaaagcaaaatatCTCAAGTTTGGAATTATACTGGAGTACTGGTAATTTTGTTGGAAATGATCTTGATAATGCTGATGAACTTGTGCTGGAAGGGCTGCAACCCCACTCTAATTTGAAAAGTTTGACGATTGGTGGTTTTAGAGGTGTTAAACTCCCATCATGGATGAAGATGAATACAATTTTGTTGTCTTTGCCAAACCTGACGGAGATTGAACTGCGAAACTGCAGCAGATGTGAGCAAATAGTGGGTCTGGGGCAGCTTCCAAAGTTGTGGAAGTTGCTTTTGTGTAATATGCCTGAGTTACAAGGATGGGAGGagtcatcattatcatcatctttcCCTTGCCTGAAGAAGTTATCGATTGAAATTTGTCCGAAATTGGTGACGGTGCCCGATGTTGCACTGAAGCATGACTTGGCTCACCTTCAAATAAATGGAATTTCAGAACTCGAGTTTCTGCCACTACAGAACCTGCAACCTGAACTCAAGTATCTAAAGATATGGGGGTGTCCTAAATTTCAAGGTTTTCACTCAAATGAAGAGGAGAGCAACCTCAATAATATCTCTGTTGCGACCAACAGCTCATTAGAAGACTCGATCTATCTTGAAGAATTTCAAATTCAATGTCCACAAGAACGGAATTCTTTGTCAGTGGATCTGCAGTGCATTAGGGACCTTCAGGATTTCAAGATTGGCTGGTTCTCTGAGGAACCTGGTTCGTTTCCATTTTCAATTGAACAATTCTCCTCCTTTGCATCTCTACAGAGGTTAGAGGTAGACGGGTGCTCTAAACTCAAGGTTCTACCTGAGCAGCTTCAGCACCTTACCAGGCTCAAGGAGTTCACCATATCTAACATGGGTCTTGACATGGTGGTTTTGCCCGAGTGGATTGGGGACCTTTCAAGACTTGTAAGGCTGGAGACTAGGAATTGTGAAAATTTGGTGCATATGCCTTCTAAGGAGACAATGCTAAGACTCAAATTCCTGAAGTTCTTATTTATCGAAGCTTGTCCATTGTTAGAGCAGAGTTGCAACTACCAGGCTGGGGAAGACTGGGACAAGATTTCTCATATTAAATATATCAG GATCATGCAACCAACTCCCAACTTGGAACGGGCAAGCCAATATAATGCGCGAGGTTGA
- the LOC113317623 gene encoding disease resistance protein RGA2-like isoform X2 has protein sequence MPIVEGILVNGVTEILKKLIPFIIQNICVAKGFKTELKNLQVTLEVVLTVIEDAETKQIDDIWLQRLKDVAYEAEDVLDDFSYEVMRRQHEAVCKRDKVCDFVSKSSNPILFGWRMGFKIRKINRKLGKIVIDADIKSKLLPNNTSSTSGHKQSSVQLERETTSYVNDTEIVGRKNEKSKMIDLLVNSSSLIDENLSTISIVGMGGLGKTALAQQVYNDDLVKRHFEPRIWVCVSKDESYFSVHKTLSDILEFITKTKCRDVPNVEELVRRVRENLTDKKYLLVLDDLWNVNVHEWLRLKDFLVVGAQGSKILVTTRLSKTGSTVRGAISPYGLRHLSTADCWSIIRQRAFACGGALESDPNMIKIGEEIAKKCCGLPLVAKTLGSLMWLKNKEKEWVSIMENEIFVNLSEDENNVIPVLKLSYNNLSSNLKQCFSFCSIFPKGYVFERETLVQLWMAEGFLQPSDDEENKISMEDVGDDYFSNLLSSSFFQDVKNDECGNIVSCKMHDLIHDLALSVSNCECLLLKASKMKDVPSVRHLGLVLDDDGLTASQNLLRKSKRLCTLLTFLRGRSEDIEGVFSECKHLRVLDVSGSFMGDSLPVSVGRLRNLRYLNLSFPKNYQSHETLNERSVSVLYSLQTLVLSEWASLRELPSNIGFLKHLRHLYLERSKIKALPDSITSLHKLQTLNLFGCTYFRRLPVNIGIMKDLRHLNLYSTGIRELPRSITSCSNLEKLQLGESYLEELPDNLGDLQNLVLLDVSSTPIKEVPESIILLRNLTSLNFNNCGNLHKFPKDIGAAMRHVRILDIGTTQIRTLPDLYELSSLEYVDLGKAMLPRDVRNWNKLEHLKYDGHRKISSKGLGQLTKLKTLHEYIVGEGTTVGELRDLRLLRETLEIYNLENVRGGTEEARGANLNQKQNISSLELYWSTGNFVGNDLDNADELVLEGLQPHSNLKSLTIGGFRGVKLPSWMKMNTILLSLPNLTEIELRNCSRCEQIVGLGQLPKLWKLLLCNMPELQGWEESSLSSSFPCLKKLSIEICPKLVTVPDVALKHDLAHLQINGISELEFLPLQNLQPELKYLKIWGCPKFQGFHSNEEESNLNNISVATNSSLEDSIYLEEFQIQCPQERNSLSVDLQCIRDLQDFKIGWFSEEPGSFPFSIEQFSSFASLQRLEVDGCSKLKVLPEQLQHLTRLKEFTISNMGLDMVVLPEWIGDLSRLVRLETRNCENLVHMPSKETMLRLKFLKFLFIEACPLLEQSCNYQAGEDWDKISHIKYISGRQDHATNSQLGTGKPI, from the exons ATGCCGATAGTTGAAGGAATTCTTGTTAACGGTGTAACTGAAATTTTGAAGAAGTTGATTCCTTTTAtaattcaaaatatttgtgttGCAAAGGGTTTTAAAACTGAGCTGAAAAATCTCCAGGTTACTTTGGAGGTAGTACTAACTGTGATTGAGGATGCTGAGACGAAACAAATTGATGATATTTGGTTGCAAAGGCTTAAAGATGTTGCTTATGAAGCTGAAGACGTACTTGATGATTTTTCATATGAAGTCATGCGAAGGCAGCATGAGGCAGTATGCAAAAGAGACAAGGTATGTGACTTTGTCTCAAAATCCTCCAACCCAATTTTGTTTGGCTGGAGAATGGGTTTTAAAATCAGAAAGATCAATCGGAAGTTAGGTAAAATTGTTATTGATGCTGATATTAAGTCCAAATTGTTACCAAACAATACTAGTAGTACTAGTGGTCATAAACAAAGTAGTGTTCAGCTAGAACGAGAAACCACTTCTTATGTCAATGATACAGAAATTGTTGgaaggaaaaatgaaaaatcaaagatGATAGATTTGTTGGTCAATTCGTCATCCCTGATAGATGAAAACCTTTCAACTATATCCATAGTGGGAATGGGGGGACTTGGGAAGACGGCATTGGCTCAACAAGTTTACAATGATGACTTGGTCAAGAGACATTTTGAACCAAGAATATGGGTATGTGTCTCCAAGGATGAATCTTATTTTAGTGTTCATAAAACTTTAAGTGATATCCTTGAGTTCATCACTAAAACCAAGTGTCGTGATGTACCAAATGTCGAAGAGTTGGTACGTCGAGTTCGTGAAAATTTGACTGACAAGAAGTATTTATTAGTTCTTGATGATTTGTGGAATGTGAATGTCCATGAATGGTTGAGACTTAAAGATTTTTTGGTAGTTGGTGCTCAAGGAAGCAAAATCTTAGTCACAACACGACTAAGTAAAACTGGGTCAACTGTTCGGGGAGCAATTTCTCCTTATGGCTTACGGCACTTATCAACAGCTGATTGTTGGTCTATCATCAGGCAAAGAGCATTTGCTTGTGGTGGTGCACTTGAGTCTGAcccaaatatgataaaaataggAGAAGAGATAGCTAAAAAATGTTGCGGTTTGCCACTTGTGGCAAAAACTTTGGGGAGTCTTATGTGgttaaaaaataaggaaaaagagTGGGTGTCTATCATGGAAAATGAGATTTTTGTCAATTTATCAGAAGATGAAAACAATGTTATTCCTGTGTTAAAGCTGAGTTACAATAATTTGTCGTCAAACTTAAAACAATGTTTTTCATTTTGCTCCATATTTCCAAAAGGTTATGTATTTGAAAGAGAAACTTTGGTTCAATTGTGGATGGCGGAAGGATTCCTTCAACCATCTGATGAcgaagaaaataaaatatcaatGGAAGATGTTGGGGATGACTACTTCAGCAACCTGTTGTCGAGCTCATTTTTTCAAGATGTGAAGAACGATGAGTGTGGAAACATTGTTTCGTGCAAGATGCACGATCTTATACATGATCTTGCGCTAAGTGTATCGAACTGTGAATGCTTGCTCTTGAAAGCCAGTAAAATGAAAGATGTTCCTAGTGTTCGTCATTTAGGTTTGGTTTTGGATGATGATGGATTAACAGCGTCTCAAAATTTGTTGCGCAAGTCTAAAAGGTTGTGTACTCTTCTTACATTTCTAAGAGGCCGTAGTGAAGATATTGAGGGTGTCTTCAGCGAGTGTAAACACTTGCGTGTACTAGATGTCAGTGGTTCATTCATGGGTGACAGTTTACCGGTTTCTGTGGGGAGATTGAGAAATTTAAGGTATCTTAATCTTTCATTTCCGAAAAAttatcaaagtcatgaaacactgAATGAAAGGTCCGTAAGTGTGCTTTATAGTTTGCAGACACTAGTATTAAGTGAATGGGCTTCTCTTCGAGAGCTTCCAAGCAACATTGGATTTTTGAAGCACTTGAGGCACCTTTATCTAGAACGTTCTAAAATTAAAGCACTGCCAGATTCTATCACTAGCTTACATAAGTTGCAGACATTAAATCTTTTTGGGTGTACTTATTTTCGAAGGTTACCTGTAAACATTGGTATCATGAAAGATCTAAGGCATCTTAATTTATACAGCACTGGCATCAGGGAATTACCTAGGTCAATTACTTCTTGCTCCAATTTGGAAAAGTTACAGCTTGGTGAAAGCTACCTTGAAGAGCTACCTGATAATTTAGGTGACTTACAAAATCTAGTGTTACTTGATGTTTCGTCTACACCAATTAAAGAAGTACCTGAATCTATAATTCTTCTAAGGAATTTGACGTCGTTAAACTTCAACAATTGTGGAAATCTTCACAAATTTCCCAAAGATATTGGTGCTGCTATGAGACATGTAAGGATTCTGGACATTGGTACCACACAGATAAGAACACTACCAGATTTGTACGAACTCTCCAGTTTAGAGTACGTGGACTTGGGGAAAGCTATGCTTCCGAGAGATGTAAGAAATTGGAACAAGTTGGAACATCTCAAATATGATGGTCATAGGAAAATATCATCAAAAGGTCTAGGACAGCTGACGAAGTTGAAAACCTTGCATGAATACATTGTAGGCGAGGGAACCACAGTTGGAGAATTAAGAGACCTGAGACTCCTCAGAGAGACCTTAGAGATTTATAATCTTGAGAATGTGAGAGGTGGAACAGAAGAAGCCCGTGGAGCGAAtttaaatcaaaagcaaaatatCTCAAGTTTGGAATTATACTGGAGTACTGGTAATTTTGTTGGAAATGATCTTGATAATGCTGATGAACTTGTGCTGGAAGGGCTGCAACCCCACTCTAATTTGAAAAGTTTGACGATTGGTGGTTTTAGAGGTGTTAAACTCCCATCATGGATGAAGATGAATACAATTTTGTTGTCTTTGCCAAACCTGACGGAGATTGAACTGCGAAACTGCAGCAGATGTGAGCAAATAGTGGGTCTGGGGCAGCTTCCAAAGTTGTGGAAGTTGCTTTTGTGTAATATGCCTGAGTTACAAGGATGGGAGGagtcatcattatcatcatctttcCCTTGCCTGAAGAAGTTATCGATTGAAATTTGTCCGAAATTGGTGACGGTGCCCGATGTTGCACTGAAGCATGACTTGGCTCACCTTCAAATAAATGGAATTTCAGAACTCGAGTTTCTGCCACTACAGAACCTGCAACCTGAACTCAAGTATCTAAAGATATGGGGGTGTCCTAAATTTCAAGGTTTTCACTCAAATGAAGAGGAGAGCAACCTCAATAATATCTCTGTTGCGACCAACAGCTCATTAGAAGACTCGATCTATCTTGAAGAATTTCAAATTCAATGTCCACAAGAACGGAATTCTTTGTCAGTGGATCTGCAGTGCATTAGGGACCTTCAGGATTTCAAGATTGGCTGGTTCTCTGAGGAACCTGGTTCGTTTCCATTTTCAATTGAACAATTCTCCTCCTTTGCATCTCTACAGAGGTTAGAGGTAGACGGGTGCTCTAAACTCAAGGTTCTACCTGAGCAGCTTCAGCACCTTACCAGGCTCAAGGAGTTCACCATATCTAACATGGGTCTTGACATGGTGGTTTTGCCCGAGTGGATTGGGGACCTTTCAAGACTTGTAAGGCTGGAGACTAGGAATTGTGAAAATTTGGTGCATATGCCTTCTAAGGAGACAATGCTAAGACTCAAATTCCTGAAGTTCTTATTTATCGAAGCTTGTCCATTGTTAGAGCAGAGTTGCAACTACCAGGCTGGGGAAGACTGGGACAAGATTTCTCATATTAAATATATCAG TGGACGCCAGGATCATGCAACCAACTCCCAACTTGGAACGGGCAAGCCAATATAA